From the Candidatus Pelagibacter sp. IMCC9063 genome, the window GTTAAAATCCAAACAAAAACCAATTGTTCAAAAATATTATAATTAACATTTACTTCGGTTGCGATAGCAAAACCGATAATCGAAAAAATTAAAGATTGTGAAATAGAACTTGAAATTTTTAATTTTATAGAAAATAAAGTTGCAACTATGACAGGGACTAAAATAATAAAAGTTTTATCTATTGAAAAATAAGAAGGAATAATATTTTGATAAATGGCGGATGGATATTGAGCATTAACAATAGCACCAAGGATTATAAAAATTATAAAAAATAATATTGCTCGAGAAAACTTAAGCATTTTAGAACCAATAGCTGATCCAAAAACATTTACTGCATCATTCGCACCAACAATGATTCCTAGTACCAAAGCTAGAATTAAATATGTCATGTAATTAGTTTTTAACTGAGGATATTATTAAACGATCAGCAACATCTTCGGCAAGGTTGGCAACCTCATCTACAATTTCAACGAAGTATCTTAAGTGCATTTTTTGAGAAAGATCTAAATTATTGTTATTAAAAATTGCATTTTTAAGTTTAGTGCTAATTTTATCGCCTGTACTTTCATGCTTTGAAACTAACAAGCAATCCTCAATAGTTTTTTTAGGATCAATAAAAAACTGTTTTGATCCACTGATCAAAAGCTTTACGCAGGTACTATTGTTTTGAACAAGATTATTAAAATCATCATGTAATTCTTTGTGAATATCTGGCTTTTCAGTATTTATTCTATGGGCATTTCCTTGTAATTGACCAGGAATTTTATCAAGGTTTTCCAACATCCCTAAAACGTCCCCTCTCTGTTCTGGAATAAGAGTTTCTTGATATATTTTTCTTTCGGTAGTCCTGCGAAGTTTATCACATGCACTTTCTAAATCAGATATTTTCACAGTCAGATCTTCTACTTTTTTGTAATTTTTTAAAAAAAATTCTTTCATTAGATTCTCAAAAAGACTGTTTACTTCTAAAATATTATTTAAAAACAAATTTATAGAATTGATTAGTTCTTTCTGATCATTTTTATAAAAAGACATATCTTATTGAGTTTCTTTTTGAATTTTGTTTCTCATAAAAGCTGACAAAGATTCAGACAAGACAACTAAAACTATAATGGAAACAATAATAGCCGAAACTCTTGCATACTCTAACTGCAACACATTTCTTTTTAAATACCAACCCATGCCACCTGCTCCAAAAAAACCAATGATTGTTGATGCTCTGAAGCATACATCCCAAGTATAAATTAATATTCCTGTAAAGGCTGTTTTTACCTGCGGCCAGACCCCATAAGCAAAAACCTGAAGCTCATTTGCTCCATTGGAGCGAATAGTTTCAACTAGTTTCATATTTACATTTTCCAACTCTTCAGAAAAAAGCTTTCCAAAAAAACCTATGCAATACATAGTAAGAGCCATAACACCTGCCAACATTCCAAAGCCAACAACAGTTACAAAAAGGATGGTCCATATCGTTTCATGAATAGATCGCGAAAAAATAATTAAAAATTTTCCGATAGGATATGCAATTCTCTTACTAGGAGTTATGTTTCCAGCTGCAAAATAAGCTAAAACTGATGCTATAATAACACCAATCACCAGTCCTAGATAACCCATTTGAACGCTGTTCAAGATCGACTGCAAATAACCAGGGTCTAAAGCATATTCTAAATCAACTGGATAATAACGATTTGCTATGAGGCTTCCAAATCGACCAAGAGCAGAAAAAAATCTTTCAAAATCTATTCCTAAGTAAAGGAAACATAAATAAATAACAAAAAAGAATAGGGCTACACCTACAAATTTTTTTGAAGTATTGTTTTGATAAATATCTTTCATAATTTAATTTATTTTCTTTCTTAAAAAGTGTGACAGAATTTCTCCAATAATAATTAGTAAAAAAATAAACATTATTACCGTTGTTACTCCTGGATAATTAGACATGTGCATCTGTCTAAAAAAAGCTAGACCTAATCCACCAGCACCAACCAAGCCCATAATCGCTGACCTACGAATATTAATATCCCACTCAAAAATAATAGTTCCAATTACCGTTGGTAGTATTTGCGGTATAATTCCATAATACATAATATCAAAACCTGATCCTCCTGCTGCTCTAATTGCTTCTATCGGTTTTTTATCAGCTCCTTCTATAGACTCAGATATGATTTTTGAAATAAATCCCACCGATCGAAAAGCCAAAGCTAAAATTCCAGGTAATGCTCCGAGTCCAACCGCTCCTACAAATATTAATGCCCAAATTATTTCATGCACAGACCTACTTATGGTCATTAAAAATCTGGCAAAACCAAAACTTGCCATACCCAAAGGAGTTACATTTCTTGCGCCTAGCCATGCGACAGGTAAGGAAAGAAATAAACCAAGCATTGTACCCAAACAAGCCATTAAAAAAGTTTCAAAAGTTGGTACAATTAAGTGCTTCATAATTGTAAAATCAAGACCAACAAAATAAGATAACTGCTCAAGTATTCCTCCGCCTGAGCCAATTCGATGCCAATCAGTATCTAAAACAATAATAAAATAAACACTAAAAAAAATAATGACTACGAGAGAGATGTAAAAAATTATTTTTTTTATTATCTTTTTAGAATTTTGTTGTGAATAGGTATCTACATCAAGTGTAAATGATTCCATTATAAGACCTCATATTTATAAAGATCTTGAAGAACTTCGTGGGTTAGCTTGTCTGTAGTGTCGTCAAATTTTTTCTTTCCATCTTGAAGACCAAGAATTCTGTTGGCAAATTGTTTTGCCAAATCAATATTATGAATATTGCACAATACGGGAATTTTTAATTCTTCTGCTATCCCTTTAATTAATTCCATCATTTCAATGGCTATTTTTGGATCTAGGCTAGACGTAGGCTCATCTACCAACATAATCTCTGGCTCTTGCATTAAGGCCCTAGCAATACCAACTCTTTGTCTTTGACCACCACTTAATTGATCAACCCTTTTATTTGCAAAATCTTCTAAACCCACCTTTTCTATTAAGGCAATGGCTCTACTGATGTCTTTCTTATCAAACATTCTAAAAAGACTGGTAAAAGTATTCATGTAGCCAAGTCTACCTGTTAAAATATTGTCTATAACTGACATTCTATCGATTAGATTAAATTCTTGGAAAATCATTCCAATTTTTCGTCTTACTGATCTTAATTTTTTTCCACTTAGCTTGGTTATGTTTTCTCCCTTGAACAAAACATTACCGCTATTAGCATCTGCTAATTTGTTAATACATCTAATTAATGACGACTTCCCAGCTCCACTGGGTCCAATGATTGCGTAAAAGTCACTTTTGGAAACTGAAAATGATATATCAAATAAAACTTGGGGACCTCCCTTTTGATATGTTAGGTTTAAATTTTCTACTTTTAATATTTCGTTCATAAAATCCTATCTAGAGTATGCGTGGATTGTTAAACCCACGCATACTACTTATTCAACTAATTAACAGGAGAGTTAATTATTTTTTAGCTTTTTTCTTTTTCTTAAACTCAGCTTTAGCTTTAGCTAAAGTTCTGATTACATCATAATCTTTGTCTGTCATTGCAACAAACTTAGATGATTTAAGATTAGCTAGAAACTTTGCAGCACCTGCATCATTTCCAAGCTCTAGAAAAGTTCTTCTAATATTGTCCTGAATATCCTTACAAAGCTTACCGCTGAATACGAAAGGATCTTGAGGAACTGAAGGTGATCTCCATAAAATATTAAAATCACTCAATTTTACTTTTCCTTTTGCAACTACGTTGTCAAATCGGTGACTTGCTACGAAGCCAGCATCGATTTTTCCACTATAGACTGCTAGAGTTGTAAGGTCATGACCACCTGTGTAAACAATTCGTTTCCAGAATTTGTCTGCATCAGTGTTCATAGAAGGTGCCCAAACTACTCTTGGAATTAAATCTCCAGAAGTACTTCCTGGATCAGCATGACCCACCGTAGTACCTTTTAAAGATTTTTCAGTTGTAAATTTTGACCCCTTTTTAGAAATCAAAACACTTTGGTAACCTGGTCCTTCTTTTTGCATATATCCTTTTTTCTTAGCATATGTAGCAAATACCGTTATTGAAGGTTCTTTCTTTTTAGCAGTTATGTAACCATAAGGTCCCAATACAGCTATATCAACAAAACCACCTATTAAAGCTTCTGCAACTGAAGCGTAAGAAGTTGGCATATAAAATTCAATTTTCTTACCAGTGTTTTGTTTTAATTTTAAAAGAATCGGTTTGTATAAGTCTAATTCAAAAGACGATTCTTCTGTTGGAATAATTGAAAATCTAAGTTGCTTAGGATTGCTACACTTAGCGGCATATGCGCTAGTACCAATCAAACAAATTGAAATTAAAACTCCAATTTTTTTAATTATATTCATTATGTTTTCCCCTTTTTTGTTAATGCTTAACATTACATAACAAGTCTCAAGTTTCGACCAATATTAAAAAAAGATACCCCCTATCGAAAAAAAAGAAATTTTA encodes:
- the phnC gene encoding phosphonate ABC transporter ATP-binding protein, with amino-acid sequence MNEILKVENLNLTYQKGGPQVLFDISFSVSKSDFYAIIGPSGAGKSSLIRCINKLADANSGNVLFKGENITKLSGKKLRSVRRKIGMIFQEFNLIDRMSVIDNILTGRLGYMNTFTSLFRMFDKKDISRAIALIEKVGLEDFANKRVDQLSGGQRQRVGIARALMQEPEIMLVDEPTSSLDPKIAIEMMELIKGIAEELKIPVLCNIHNIDLAKQFANRILGLQDGKKKFDDTTDKLTHEVLQDLYKYEVL
- a CDS encoding DUF47 domain-containing protein — encoded protein: MSFYKNDQKELINSINLFLNNILEVNSLFENLMKEFFLKNYKKVEDLTVKISDLESACDKLRRTTERKIYQETLIPEQRGDVLGMLENLDKIPGQLQGNAHRINTEKPDIHKELHDDFNNLVQNNSTCVKLLISGSKQFFIDPKKTIEDCLLVSKHESTGDKISTKLKNAIFNNNNLDLSQKMHLRYFVEIVDEVANLAEDVADRLIISSVKN
- the phnE gene encoding phosphonate ABC transporter, permease protein PhnE, which translates into the protein MKDIYQNNTSKKFVGVALFFFVIYLCFLYLGIDFERFFSALGRFGSLIANRYYPVDLEYALDPGYLQSILNSVQMGYLGLVIGVIIASVLAYFAAGNITPSKRIAYPIGKFLIIFSRSIHETIWTILFVTVVGFGMLAGVMALTMYCIGFFGKLFSEELENVNMKLVETIRSNGANELQVFAYGVWPQVKTAFTGILIYTWDVCFRASTIIGFFGAGGMGWYLKRNVLQLEYARVSAIIVSIIVLVVLSESLSAFMRNKIQKETQ
- a CDS encoding phosphate/phosphite/phosphonate ABC transporter substrate-binding protein, which encodes MNIIKKIGVLISICLIGTSAYAAKCSNPKQLRFSIIPTEESSFELDLYKPILLKLKQNTGKKIEFYMPTSYASVAEALIGGFVDIAVLGPYGYITAKKKEPSITVFATYAKKKGYMQKEGPGYQSVLISKKGSKFTTEKSLKGTTVGHADPGSTSGDLIPRVVWAPSMNTDADKFWKRIVYTGGHDLTTLAVYSGKIDAGFVASHRFDNVVAKGKVKLSDFNILWRSPSVPQDPFVFSGKLCKDIQDNIRRTFLELGNDAGAAKFLANLKSSKFVAMTDKDYDVIRTLAKAKAEFKKKKKAKK
- the phnE gene encoding phosphonate ABC transporter, permease protein PhnE encodes the protein MESFTLDVDTYSQQNSKKIIKKIIFYISLVVIIFFSVYFIIVLDTDWHRIGSGGGILEQLSYFVGLDFTIMKHLIVPTFETFLMACLGTMLGLFLSLPVAWLGARNVTPLGMASFGFARFLMTISRSVHEIIWALIFVGAVGLGALPGILALAFRSVGFISKIISESIEGADKKPIEAIRAAGGSGFDIMYYGIIPQILPTVIGTIIFEWDINIRRSAIMGLVGAGGLGLAFFRQMHMSNYPGVTTVIMFIFLLIIIGEILSHFLRKKIN